One window of Cohnella hashimotonis genomic DNA carries:
- the hemW gene encoding radical SAM family heme chaperone HemW, whose amino-acid sequence MNATATVPSLHAWTPRALYIHIPFCTNKCYYCDFNSYVAAGQPIDAYLDALEREMENTVKALPPEAIGKVFVGGGTPTVLNPAQMTRFLESVNRHFPIAAGAEFTMEANPGTTDPDKLAAMREGGVNRISFGAQTFDNALLAAIGRIHEADDVVNSIANAKAAGFTNLSIDLMFGLPRQTLQQLADSVERALELDLPHYSLYSLKVEENTLFHRLYERGELPLPEEDVEVEMFAHLRRRLTEAGYGHYEISNFARPGFESRHNSAYWHNEPYFGLGAGAHGYALGERHLNIKGVQPYIDAALAGLPRLERNPVSAKEAMEDFMMVGLRLRAGVRDADFALQFGGASLAETFGPVLDKLLAQGLLERTPEDDGYRLSEAGVPLGNEVFGAFLA is encoded by the coding sequence ATGAACGCAACCGCTACGGTGCCATCGCTACACGCGTGGACGCCCCGTGCGCTTTATATACACATCCCGTTTTGCACAAACAAATGCTACTATTGCGACTTCAATTCCTACGTGGCCGCCGGCCAGCCGATCGACGCCTATCTGGATGCGTTGGAGCGGGAAATGGAAAATACGGTCAAGGCGCTTCCGCCCGAGGCGATCGGCAAGGTGTTCGTCGGCGGCGGCACGCCTACCGTGCTGAATCCCGCGCAGATGACGCGTTTTCTTGAATCGGTAAATCGCCATTTTCCGATCGCGGCGGGCGCCGAGTTCACGATGGAGGCGAACCCCGGCACGACGGACCCGGACAAGCTCGCGGCCATGCGCGAAGGCGGCGTCAACCGAATCAGCTTCGGCGCGCAGACGTTCGATAATGCGCTGCTGGCCGCGATCGGCCGCATCCACGAGGCGGACGACGTCGTGAACAGCATTGCCAACGCCAAGGCGGCGGGATTCACGAATCTGTCGATCGACCTCATGTTCGGCCTGCCGCGCCAGACGCTGCAGCAGCTGGCCGACAGCGTGGAGCGAGCGCTCGAGCTGGATTTGCCGCATTACTCGCTGTACAGCTTGAAGGTAGAGGAGAACACGCTGTTCCATCGCTTGTACGAGCGGGGCGAGCTGCCGCTGCCGGAGGAGGACGTCGAAGTCGAGATGTTCGCGCATCTGCGGCGCCGTCTGACCGAGGCCGGATACGGGCATTACGAGATCAGCAACTTCGCCCGTCCCGGCTTCGAGAGCCGCCACAACTCCGCTTATTGGCACAACGAGCCCTATTTTGGGCTGGGTGCGGGCGCTCACGGTTATGCGTTAGGCGAGCGTCATCTCAATATTAAAGGCGTGCAGCCTTATATTGACGCGGCGCTGGCTGGACTGCCCCGGCTCGAGCGCAATCCCGTATCCGCGAAGGAAGCGATGGAGGACTTCATGATGGTCGGGCTGCGGCTGCGGGCCGGCGTGCGCGATGCCGACTTTGCGCTTCAGTTCGGAGGAGCTAGCCTTGCCGAGACGTTCGGTCCGGTGCTTGACAAGCTGCTGGCGCAAGGGCTGCTTGAGCGAACGCCTGAGGACGACGGGTACCGGTTAAGCGAGGCGGGCGTGCCGCTGGGCAACGAGGTGTTCGGGGCGTTTCTGGCGTGA
- the lepA gene encoding translation elongation factor 4: protein MADIQHKQSHIRNFCIIAHIDHGKSTLADRILEYTGTLTAREMQDQVLDSMDLERERGITIKLQAVRLKYKADDGEIYTLHLIDTPGHVDFTYEVSRSLAACEGALLIVDAAQGIEAQTLANVYLALDNNLEILPVINKIDLPSAEPERVKQEVEDVIGLDASEAVLASAKNGIGIKEILEQVVAKVPAPQGDPEAPLKALIFDSYYDAYKGVICYIRVIDGKLRAGTPIKFMATGATFDVVEVGTFMPRSTIVDELGPGDVGFVTASIKNVKDTRVGDTITNAKRPTAEALPGYRGINPMVFCGLYPIESSDYNDLRDALEKLELNDASLRFEPETSQALGFGFRCGFLGMLHMEIIQERIEREFNIPLITTAPSVVYKVTLTSGAQLDISNPSEYPEAGKLDFVEEPYVKASIIVPKDYVGAIMELCQGKRGEFIDMQYLDANRVTLKYDIPLAEIVYDFFDQLKSSTKGYASFDYELTGYRQSNLVKMDILLNGEQVDALSFIVHRDRAYQRGRVICEKLKDLIPRQMFEVPIQAAVGQKIVSRETIKAMRKNVLAKCYGGDISRKRKLLEKQKEGKKRMKQVGNVEVPQEAFMAVLKLDD, encoded by the coding sequence ATGGCAGACATCCAACACAAGCAAAGCCATATTCGCAATTTTTGCATTATCGCGCATATCGACCACGGCAAGTCGACGCTGGCCGACCGCATTTTGGAATATACGGGCACGCTGACCGCGCGCGAGATGCAGGACCAGGTGCTCGATTCGATGGACCTGGAGCGGGAGCGCGGCATCACGATCAAGCTGCAGGCCGTCCGGCTCAAGTACAAGGCCGACGACGGCGAGATCTATACGCTGCACCTGATCGACACCCCGGGACACGTCGACTTCACGTACGAGGTTTCGCGGAGCCTTGCCGCCTGCGAAGGCGCGCTGCTCATCGTCGACGCGGCGCAAGGGATCGAGGCGCAGACGCTTGCGAACGTCTACCTCGCGTTGGACAACAACCTGGAGATTCTCCCGGTCATCAACAAGATCGACCTGCCGAGCGCCGAGCCCGAACGGGTCAAGCAGGAGGTCGAGGACGTGATCGGCCTCGACGCGAGCGAAGCGGTGCTCGCTTCCGCCAAAAACGGCATCGGCATCAAGGAGATTCTCGAGCAGGTCGTGGCTAAGGTGCCGGCGCCGCAGGGGGATCCCGAAGCGCCGCTCAAGGCGCTGATTTTCGACTCTTATTATGATGCGTACAAGGGCGTTATCTGTTATATTCGCGTCATTGACGGCAAGCTCCGCGCGGGCACGCCGATCAAGTTCATGGCGACGGGCGCGACGTTCGACGTCGTCGAGGTCGGCACGTTCATGCCGCGCTCGACGATCGTGGACGAGCTCGGGCCGGGAGACGTCGGCTTCGTCACCGCGTCGATCAAAAACGTCAAGGACACGCGCGTGGGCGACACGATCACCAATGCGAAGCGTCCGACGGCCGAGGCGCTCCCGGGTTACCGCGGCATCAATCCGATGGTGTTCTGCGGCCTGTACCCGATCGAGTCCTCGGACTACAACGACCTGCGCGACGCACTCGAGAAGCTCGAGCTGAACGACGCTTCGCTGCGGTTCGAGCCCGAGACGTCGCAGGCGCTCGGCTTCGGCTTCCGCTGCGGCTTCCTCGGGATGCTGCACATGGAGATTATCCAGGAGCGGATCGAGCGCGAGTTCAACATCCCGCTGATCACGACGGCGCCGAGCGTTGTTTACAAGGTCACACTGACCAGCGGCGCGCAGCTCGACATCTCCAACCCTTCGGAATATCCGGAGGCGGGCAAGCTCGATTTCGTCGAAGAGCCTTACGTCAAGGCGTCGATCATCGTGCCCAAGGACTACGTCGGGGCGATCATGGAGCTGTGCCAAGGCAAGCGCGGCGAGTTCATCGACATGCAGTACCTCGATGCCAACCGCGTCACGCTCAAGTACGACATTCCGCTCGCCGAGATCGTTTACGACTTTTTCGACCAGCTCAAGTCCAGCACCAAGGGTTATGCCAGCTTCGACTACGAGCTGACCGGCTACCGCCAGTCGAACCTCGTCAAGATGGACATTCTGCTAAACGGCGAGCAAGTGGACGCGCTCTCCTTTATCGTGCACAGGGACCGTGCCTACCAGCGCGGACGCGTCATTTGCGAGAAGCTGAAGGACCTGATTCCGCGTCAAATGTTCGAGGTGCCGATCCAGGCGGCCGTCGGCCAGAAGATCGTCTCCCGGGAGACGATCAAGGCGATGCGCAAAAACGTCCTGGCCAAGTGCTACGGCGGCGACATCTCGCGGAAGCGCAAGCTGCTCGAGAAGCAAAAGGAAGGCAAGAAGCGCATGAAGCAGGTCGGCAACGTCGAGGTGCCGCAGGAAGCGTTCATGGCGGTATTGAAGCTGGACGACTAG
- a CDS encoding fumarylacetoacetate hydrolase family protein → MKLVNFWDDQSTLKLGAIDNDRLLDVERLMAGAGAALSAGSTDDLIGMGDEGLAALAARIEEALRDEALAEASALSLEGARLAPCVGRPGKIICVGLNYKKHAEETNSPIPAFPILFNKFSNALTAHEAPVRVPDVTAKMDYEAELAIVIGKTAFNVSENDALDYVFGYCAANDLSARDLQLRTSQWLLGKSLDGFCPLGPWLVTADEVGDPNRLAIQSFVNGEQRQNSNTSDMIFDCKTVVSYISRHMTLQPGDVILTGTPEGVVMGYPEDRQVYLKAGDRVEIRIEKLGELRNVLIG, encoded by the coding sequence TTGAAGCTGGTAAACTTTTGGGATGATCAGAGTACGCTGAAGCTGGGCGCGATCGATAACGATCGCTTGCTGGACGTCGAACGGTTGATGGCGGGCGCGGGGGCGGCGCTGTCCGCCGGATCGACCGACGATCTGATCGGCATGGGCGACGAAGGACTCGCGGCGCTCGCTGCTCGAATCGAAGAAGCGCTTCGCGACGAGGCGCTGGCAGAGGCATCCGCGCTCAGCCTCGAAGGAGCAAGATTGGCGCCTTGCGTCGGAAGGCCGGGAAAGATCATTTGCGTCGGCTTGAATTACAAGAAGCACGCAGAAGAAACCAACTCGCCGATCCCCGCCTTTCCGATTCTCTTCAACAAATTCTCCAACGCGCTGACCGCTCACGAAGCGCCCGTCCGCGTTCCGGACGTCACCGCCAAGATGGACTATGAAGCGGAGCTTGCCATCGTCATCGGAAAAACCGCGTTTAACGTGAGCGAGAACGATGCGCTGGATTACGTGTTCGGTTATTGCGCGGCCAACGATTTGTCTGCCCGGGATTTGCAGCTTCGCACCTCCCAATGGCTGCTCGGCAAAAGCCTCGACGGCTTCTGTCCGCTTGGGCCCTGGCTCGTTACCGCGGACGAAGTCGGCGACCCGAACCGGCTGGCGATCCAGAGCTTCGTCAACGGCGAACAGCGGCAAAACTCCAACACGAGCGACATGATCTTCGATTGCAAAACGGTCGTCAGCTACATCAGCCGGCATATGACGCTGCAGCCTGGCGACGTCATTTTGACGGGAACGCCCGAGGGCGTAGTCATGGGCTATCCGGAGGATCGTCAAGTGTACTTGAAGGCGGGCGATCGGGTGGAGATCCGAATCGAGAAATTAGGCGAGCTCAGAAATGTATTGATCGGTTAA
- a CDS encoding zinc-dependent alcohol dehydrogenase, translated as MSMTQTMRALVYEGPRLMNMRTLPVPEPAAGEVLVKIERVGICGSELSGYLGHNSLRKPPLVMGHEFAGTVAGTGEGASRFKPGDRVAVNPLQTCGKCRDCLSGEAQLCPDRKLLGAHLPGAFAEYAVVAESNVYAIPDDLSFDLAAMAEPLACAVHLCRLIALQPEDRLLVMGAGPIGLFAVAAARLLGVREVVVADLNADRLRIAAELGGIPANGDAEIERLKPAEGFEAAVDAVGLQATRLRCIASARRGARIGLTGLHEADSTLPVNTIIREELKLLGAFAYDPQDFEQALRWIAEGKVDLLPWTIHRPLEQGGECFETLIGGPGSIAKILLQP; from the coding sequence ATGTCCATGACGCAGACGATGCGGGCGCTGGTCTACGAAGGACCGCGGCTGATGAACATGAGGACGCTCCCGGTGCCGGAGCCGGCGGCGGGAGAAGTGCTGGTCAAGATCGAGCGAGTCGGCATTTGCGGCTCCGAGCTGAGCGGCTACCTGGGGCATAACTCGCTCCGCAAGCCTCCGCTCGTGATGGGGCACGAATTCGCGGGCACGGTCGCGGGGACGGGAGAGGGCGCGTCGCGCTTCAAGCCCGGCGACCGGGTGGCGGTCAATCCGCTTCAGACTTGCGGCAAGTGCAGAGATTGCCTAAGCGGCGAAGCGCAGCTGTGCCCGGACCGCAAGCTGCTCGGCGCGCACCTTCCCGGCGCATTCGCCGAATATGCCGTCGTGGCCGAATCCAACGTGTACGCGATACCGGACGATTTGTCCTTTGACCTGGCGGCGATGGCCGAGCCGCTGGCTTGCGCGGTCCATCTGTGCCGGCTGATCGCGCTGCAGCCCGAAGACCGGCTGCTGGTAATGGGCGCCGGACCGATCGGCTTGTTCGCGGTCGCGGCCGCGAGGCTGCTCGGCGTACGCGAAGTCGTCGTGGCCGATCTGAATGCCGATCGGTTGCGGATCGCGGCCGAACTTGGCGGCATTCCCGCGAACGGCGACGCCGAGATCGAACGGCTGAAGCCGGCCGAAGGCTTCGAGGCGGCGGTCGACGCCGTCGGCCTGCAGGCGACTCGGCTGCGCTGCATCGCCTCGGCGCGCAGAGGCGCGCGGATCGGACTTACCGGACTGCACGAGGCGGACAGCACGCTGCCCGTCAACACGATCATCCGCGAGGAGCTGAAGCTGCTGGGCGCCTTCGCTTACGATCCGCAGGACTTCGAGCAGGCGCTGCGCTGGATCGCGGAGGGCAAGGTGGACCTGCTGCCCTGGACGATACACCGGCCGCTCGAGCAGGGCGGCGAATGTTTCGAGACGCTGATCGGAGGCCCTGGCTCCATCGCGAAGATTTTGCTGCAGCCTTAA
- a CDS encoding mandelate racemase/muconate lactonizing enzyme family protein: MKITEVEAIYLSIPDLDAAQCDGTQDTLVIRIHTDEGIVGVGEVDSSPLVAKAVVEAPASHSIATGLRTLLIGENPIEIERLWDKMYRGTIYFGRTGPALHAISGVDIALWDILGKTMNRPVCEMMGGVFNRKLKAYASALMPETIAEAAAMAEQYAKLGYKAMKFGWGPIGRDAKFDEAQIKAIREAVGDDVDVMIDAGLAWDLKGALRMAEVYERYGVYWLEEPVHSNDIAGYRALADRSRISIAGGEQESGRMAFQRLLDEGHLDIIQPDLARVGGLTEGKRIAYLAYDRHKKVVPHAFKTGILVAASTHFAAAIPNGFMIEYTVSNSPLARDLVSREIEFKDGYVTVPTDRPGLGIEIDEQVLNRYRVR; this comes from the coding sequence ATGAAAATTACCGAAGTCGAAGCGATTTATTTGAGCATCCCCGACCTGGACGCCGCGCAGTGCGACGGCACGCAGGATACGCTCGTCATCCGCATCCATACGGACGAGGGCATCGTCGGCGTCGGCGAGGTCGACTCGTCACCGCTGGTCGCCAAGGCGGTCGTAGAAGCGCCTGCCTCGCATTCGATCGCAACGGGCCTGCGTACCCTGTTGATCGGAGAAAATCCGATCGAGATCGAGCGGCTGTGGGACAAGATGTACCGCGGCACGATTTACTTCGGCCGCACCGGTCCCGCGCTGCATGCGATAAGCGGCGTGGATATCGCGCTGTGGGACATTTTGGGCAAGACGATGAACCGTCCGGTGTGCGAGATGATGGGCGGCGTGTTCAACCGCAAGCTCAAGGCCTATGCGAGCGCCCTGATGCCCGAGACGATCGCCGAAGCTGCGGCCATGGCCGAGCAGTATGCGAAGCTAGGCTACAAAGCGATGAAGTTCGGCTGGGGGCCGATCGGCCGGGACGCCAAGTTCGACGAGGCGCAGATCAAGGCGATCCGCGAAGCCGTCGGAGACGACGTCGACGTCATGATCGACGCGGGGCTCGCCTGGGACCTGAAGGGCGCGCTGCGCATGGCGGAAGTGTATGAGCGGTACGGCGTTTACTGGCTGGAGGAGCCCGTGCACTCCAACGATATCGCCGGCTACCGCGCGCTTGCGGACCGCAGCCGCATCTCGATCGCAGGCGGGGAGCAGGAGAGCGGACGGATGGCTTTCCAGCGGCTGCTGGACGAGGGCCATCTCGATATCATTCAGCCGGATCTCGCCCGCGTCGGCGGCCTGACCGAAGGCAAGCGCATTGCGTACCTGGCTTACGACCGGCACAAGAAGGTCGTGCCCCATGCCTTCAAGACCGGCATCCTCGTCGCGGCGAGCACGCACTTCGCGGCGGCCATTCCGAACGGCTTCATGATCGAATACACCGTATCCAACTCCCCGCTCGCGCGCGATCTCGTTAGCCGCGAGATCGAGTTCAAGGACGGCTACGTTACCGTACCGACGGATCGGCCGGGACTTGGCATCGAGATCGACGAGCAGGTGCTGAACCGTTACAGAGTCCGCTAG
- a CDS encoding cupin domain-containing protein, with amino-acid sequence MPVNEWQQINPLIRRKVFSPGERLMSMAIEFKKGGIGPEHAHPHEQLGYVVSGKIRMVLDGAEIVASAGEQVVVPGGVSHSVEALEDSLVLEVFTPLREDLLGS; translated from the coding sequence ATGCCGGTTAACGAGTGGCAGCAGATCAACCCGCTGATCCGCCGCAAAGTATTTTCGCCGGGAGAGCGGCTGATGAGCATGGCGATCGAATTTAAAAAAGGCGGTATCGGTCCGGAGCACGCGCATCCGCACGAGCAGCTGGGGTATGTCGTGTCCGGGAAAATCCGGATGGTGCTGGACGGCGCCGAGATCGTCGCTTCGGCGGGGGAGCAAGTCGTCGTTCCGGGCGGCGTCTCTCATTCGGTCGAGGCGTTGGAAGATTCGCTGGTGCTGGAAGTATTCACCCCTTTGCGGGAGGATTTGCTGGGAAGCTAA
- a CDS encoding SDR family NAD(P)-dependent oxidoreductase yields the protein MSRFEGKTAIVTGGATGIGLATVKLLASEGADVVIAGRDEGRGTAALAELAAIGGKPLFVRTDISDEDAVRHLIGRTMAHTGRIDVLINNAAMFYESDFLQETTDRWRAVFDTIVNGAYWCTREAAVAMKEQGGGVIVNVSSINGVRALNRSSHYNSAKGALDQLTRCTAAELSPHGIRVNGVAPGFIDTGLSVVGGENELETEWFKRYYVGERKIPLARPGQSEEVAAVIAFLASEAASYVQGAIVPVDGGLSITF from the coding sequence ATGAGTCGATTCGAAGGAAAGACGGCAATCGTCACCGGAGGCGCGACCGGCATCGGGCTCGCGACGGTCAAGCTGCTTGCGTCCGAAGGGGCGGACGTCGTCATCGCGGGCCGGGACGAGGGGCGCGGGACTGCTGCCCTGGCGGAGCTCGCGGCAATCGGCGGAAAGCCGCTGTTCGTCCGGACCGACATCAGCGACGAGGACGCCGTACGACACTTGATCGGACGTACGATGGCGCATACGGGACGCATCGACGTATTGATCAACAATGCGGCGATGTTCTACGAAAGCGATTTCCTGCAAGAGACGACGGACCGGTGGCGCGCGGTGTTCGACACGATCGTGAACGGCGCCTACTGGTGCACGCGCGAAGCCGCGGTCGCGATGAAGGAACAAGGCGGCGGCGTTATCGTCAACGTCTCTTCGATCAACGGGGTCCGTGCCCTGAACCGGTCCAGCCATTACAATTCGGCCAAGGGCGCGCTCGACCAGTTGACACGCTGCACGGCGGCCGAGCTGTCGCCTCACGGCATCCGGGTGAACGGCGTGGCGCCGGGCTTTATCGATACGGGCTTGTCCGTCGTCGGCGGCGAGAACGAATTGGAGACCGAGTGGTTCAAACGTTATTACGTAGGCGAACGCAAGATTCCGCTGGCACGTCCCGGCCAGTCCGAGGAAGTGGCTGCGGTCATCGCGTTCCTCGCCTCGGAGGCAGCCTCGTACGTACAGGGCGCGATCGTGCCCGTGGACGGGGGATTATCGATTACGTTTTAG